The following proteins come from a genomic window of Triticum aestivum cultivar Chinese Spring chromosome 6A, IWGSC CS RefSeq v2.1, whole genome shotgun sequence:
- the LOC123128438 gene encoding dnaJ homolog subfamily B member 3 has product MLWEWEDGDEAARTGEEVPVDFDFFSFFAKPKDYYKILEVDYDASEETIRSSYIRLALKWHPDKKQDEEKATSRFQDINEAYQVLSNPVKRQEYDNKGVLYVQDQNAADYLNRHKGLILTCNGLGVRYSVW; this is encoded by the exons ATGTTGTGGGAGTGGGaggacggcgacgaggcggcgcggacgggcgagGAGGTCCCCGTCGATTTCGACTTCTTCTCCTTCTTCGCCAAGCCCAAG GATTACTACAAGATACTGGAAGTTGATTATGATGCGTCGGAGGAGACAATAAGGTCGAGCTACATCCGTCTTGCGCTG AAATGGCACCCTGACAAGAAACAAGATGAAGAAAAGGCAACATCCAGATTTCAGGACATTAATGAGGCATACCAAG TTCTTAGCAATCCAGTAAAACGGCAGGAGTATGACAACAAAGGTGTTTTATACGTTCAGGATCAGAATGCAGCG gATTACCTGAACCGACACAAGGGTTTAATACTTACATGCAATGGCCTTGGTGTAAGGTACTCGGTGTGGTGA